The Megalobrama amblycephala isolate DHTTF-2021 linkage group LG1, ASM1881202v1, whole genome shotgun sequence genome segment ACAATTACAGAGGTTTAattaagaaaatgagtggaaatcattcaaaatgaacaaagatgCTAAAAACAGGAATGAAAAGACAAGATATGAGAATCAGCAAATCATCTTCATCGCACAGAACAGAGAGAGGATTTTACAAACAGTCTGTccattactgtatttaatattatatttaaagcaGTTTATATATGAAGCACAAGAAAATGACATTCAACACTGTAGGAAAATATCCATCAAACCATATAAATGAACATAAATCTGGCCTTTTATTTGTACAAGATATTTGAATCTAAACTCTGTTTTCtgagaagaagaaaatcaaacaatgaacaatccTCTGTGAGTTTTTGctgttttaaatcttgtttcAGATGGTCTCCAAACTCAgcagtattttattgtaatattgtagGCATCTCTATTTCCTCTGGGTGCTGCGAGTCCTTCCTCCctgcaaaataaaagcattgaCTGACCTCTCGTATGTGTTTTTACCATGATTGCAGATTGTTCCAGATCAGATGAGTGTGAATCATCAGATTGTGTGAAGCTCAAACTCACCAGCTCTTCTtgcacagatgatctgaagaagAATCACAGTAGGAGCAGCAAACACTGCCATCTCAACAATAATCACAATCACTGCAGGAAACATgtgtggaagaagaagaagaagaagaagagaaactGGACATGACTGAAGTCAAGGGGATTCAACTATGAACAGTTATTGATGAAGCATTTACAGACTGACTGATAGTTTAATGGTGTAAAGCTGTCAGTAGAAATGAACGTGTCGTACCTCTGAATAATGATCCAGCAGTCACACTGACTTCAGTTTCTGATGCTGTGTCAGCTGGACCTGTGGATCACATCTGTTAGTTCACTTCAACACATCATGACACATagaaacatcatcatcatcatatatGAAGGAGTATATTTACTCTAGTATATGTACTCTTTACATTAGCTTTtaagctgacttcctgtttgtgTGGAGAAAGTGAATGATTGAGGTCTTCAAAATACACCCTTTCTCAGTAATTGAACCACTGAAATAAGAAAGTCATGAATAAACACCTTGTTGTTCAGTAAATCCAGGTGTTTGAGCAGCTGCTGTCCCCTCAGAGTTTGGAGTATTTAATGACTTCTGATTCTCTGAACAAATGAAAGGATGGATTAATTAAAGCCAGTGTGAACCAGTGAAGTGAGAGACTGATGATGTGTGAcagtgatcatgtgatcatgaaCCTTGTGTAGGAGCTGCTGCTGTAGTTTGGCTTGATTTCTTCTCAGAGTTTGAGCTGCTGACTGGAATCAGAAGATGAATGTTCAGATGTTCATCTGTAGGACATTAACATCAATTTGTTCTGAATGACATTATTAATCCTCATCTCTCTGTGTCACAGAGTCTTCAGAGTTATTGAGTTAATATAAGAAAGTCATGAATAAACACCTTGTTGTTCAGTAAATCCAGGTGTTTGAGCAGCTGCTGTCCCCTCAGAGTTTGGAGTATTTAATGTCTTCTGATTCTCTGTACAAATGAAAGGATGGATTAATTAAAGCCAGTGTGAACCAGTGAAGTGAGAGACTGATGATGTGTGACAGTGATCATGTAATCATGAACCTTGTGTAGGAGCTGCTGCTGTAGTTTGGCTTGATTTCTTCTCAGAGTTTGAGCTGCTGACTGGAATCAGAAGATGAATGTTCAGATGTTCATCTGTAGGACATTAACATCATATTTTACAGTAGTAATAGTTGTTTCTCACCTGAATACTTGACAGTGTATCTGACTGAGGTCTGGAGTTGATTTCTGAGAGTAAGCTGACATCTCCACTCTCTGTTGTCAtcttcattcaggagtgttgtaGTCAGAGTGATGATACAGTGATCTGATGAGAATAATATCTGATATCTGGAGTCTGTCTTCAGATCAACACCAGCCTGATTCACCCACAACAGATGAAGTCCCTCAGAACGGACCCAATAAACACAGGGGAATCCATCATATAAATCCAACTGgcaggagagagtcacagagCGACCTGAACTGATCTCAGTctgtgaggatgatgatgatgatgatggagacACTGAAACTGAACACAAGACACAAATCACAGACTCTTCAATCATCATGTGAGTTTAAAGGGAGAATCTGCTCTTTTTAAATTGATCACATAATCATAAACTCACCATGAAGAACATGCAGATAAACACCTGCATCAGTTCcttgtttttgtccattcacATATTGTCTGCAGATGTAAAATCCATAATCTTCTTCTGTGACGTTCTTGATGTTCAGAGAGCAGTCAGACCCCAGACTCAGTCTCTCATGTCTCTCTGTGTCTTTATTCTTTATTCCTCCATCAATCAGGTCAATTGCTGAATGTCTGAATCTGTTATATTTCCATGTAGGTGATTTGCAGTCAGAAAGAGCATTATTACAGGGCAGACGGACATTTTCACCAGAACTGATGAACACATGATCATCATCCACTCCACTGGTACCTGAAACACAGTATACTTGAGTGATCATtatgatatatattaataaatgaagaCATGAAACATATCAGCATATAAATCAGTCAATTCAAGTCTTTTTCCCTCATGAACACAATCATCACAGTCTCTAGAATAAAGTGTTTGTCTTGATCATGTAGCTGTTGAAATCTCTGAATATGAAGATAATTGTTGATCATCAGATGTTTGAGTGACTCTATGTCCAGTATCAGGAATAATACAGTATGATCTGTATGTATCAATACACAACTCTGAGATCACAACGTGAATGTGTGCAAGAATAAACTGAGCATGTTCAAATCAACTCTTtccagactgtaaaaaaatctgtcattttccTCTATTTTGAAAATCCTGTAAAATTACAGAAATAGAAAGTAAATTTACATATCCGCtgtaaaataatgtgaaaaGCATGAAactgtgaaataaataaaaaaatctgagtTACGTCACACATTACACCGCCATATTAGCAGGATACGCTATCCGTTGCCATGGTTACTTTGACAGCGAGACCGAGAGAAAGAGCaactgagagagagagcagattaatttaatatatacattttgggATACAGCACAGCTACACAGATACAGCCTGACTCGAATCgcgacggagggcggactgaccagactgatatattttgtagaagatatatcagtctggccttgccaggcaaGTCTACCTATATAATTCTGTTTATACATAACACATAATTACTCCTAAATAAACACAGTTAAGTCATatgaaattgtgtttatttgacaAAAGATAAGGTGcacaaatatacagaaatttaatgtaaaaaactATGTACCAGTCACAGGCACACTCACACAACAGCTGGGCTCATGTTTGTTCAAGCACAGCAAACAGTGACAAATTCTGTCCAGAAATGTTGTGTCTTCCCTCATGCTGATGGAGACTTTCGAATGTGATATCTTGTATTAGTTGCGCACAACACCAGTCTGTGCCCTTGCCTGGAGATTTGAAGGTCTTTCGATGAAAATCTCGAAACAAACAATCCACAATAGCAGCAACATGCTTTCCAAACCCTCCACAAAATGGTGGCGCACCGGTAAGATACCGCTTAAACCTCTCCTGGTCTGTCACCTGAACGTTGCTGTTACAGCTGAGATGACTGGAATCACTTGACcgttaggccgtgtgtccaccaaagcgtttttatccagctga includes the following:
- the LOC125247003 gene encoding uncharacterized protein LOC125247003 isoform X5, yielding MADQCDLCLLGLIILSSLLTGTSGVDDDHVFISSGENVRLPCNNALSDCKSPTWKYNRFRHSAIDLIDGGIKNKDTERHERLSLGSDCSLNIKNVTEEDYGFYICRQYVNGQKQGTDAGVYLHVLHVSVSPSSSSSSSQTEISSGRSVTLSCQLDLYDGFPCVYWVRSEGLHLLWVNQAGVDLKTDSRYQILFSSDHCIITLTTTLLNEDDNREWRCQLTLRNQLQTSVRYTVKYSVSSSNSEKKSSQTTAAAPTQENQKTLNTPNSEGTAAAQTPGFTEQQDEHLNIHLLIPVSSSNSEKKSSQTTAAAPTQGPADTASETEVSVTAGSLFRVIVIIVEMAVFAAPTVILLQIICARRAGRKDSQHPEEIEMPTILQ
- the LOC125247003 gene encoding uncharacterized protein LOC125247003 isoform X4, which encodes MADQCDLCLLGLIILSSLLTGTSGVDDDHVFISSGENVRLPCNNALSDCKSPTWKYNRFRHSAIDLIDGGIKNKDTERHERLSLGSDCSLNIKNVTEEDYGFYICRQYVNGQKQGTDAGVYLHVLHVSVSPSSSSSSSQTEISSGRSVTLSCQLDLYDGFPCVYWVRSEGLHLLWVNQAGVDLKTDSRYQILFSSDHCIITLTTTLLNEDDNREWRCQLTLRNQLQTSVRYTVKYSVSSSNSEKKSSQTTAAAPTQENQKTLNTPNSEGTAAAQTPGFTEQQDEHLNIHLLIPVSSSNSEKKSSQTTAAAPTQENQKSLNTPNSEGTAAAQTPGFTEQQGPADTASETEVSVTAGSLFRVIVIIVEMAVFAAPTVILLQIICARRAGRKDSQHPEEIEMPTILQ
- the LOC125247003 gene encoding uncharacterized protein LOC125247003 isoform X1, translated to MADQCDLCLLGLIILSSLLTGTSGVDDDHVFISSGENVRLPCNNALSDCKSPTWKYNRFRHSAIDLIDGGIKNKDTERHERLSLGSDCSLNIKNVTEEDYGFYICRQYVNGQKQGTDAGVYLHVLHVSVSPSSSSSSSQTEISSGRSVTLSCQLDLYDGFPCVYWVRSEGLHLLWVNQAGVDLKTDSRYQILFSSDHCIITLTTTLLNEDDNREWRCQLTLRNQLQTSVRYTVKYSVSSSNSEKKSSQTTAAAPTQENQKTLNTPNSEGTAAAQTPGFTEQQDEHLNIHLLIPVSSSNSEKKSSQTTAAAPTQENQKSLNTPNSEGTAAAQTPGFTEQQDEHLNIHLLIPVSSSNSEKKSSQTTAAAPTQGPADTASETEVSVTAGSLFRVIVIIVGMAVFAAPTVILLQIICARRAGRKDSQHPEEIEMPTILQ
- the LOC125247003 gene encoding uncharacterized protein LOC125247003 isoform X3, translated to MADQCDLCLLGLIILSSLLTGTSGVDDDHVFISSGENVRLPCNNALSDCKSPTWKYNRFRHSAIDLIDGGIKNKDTERHERLSLGSDCSLNIKNVTEEDYGFYICRQYVNGQKQGTDAGVYLHVLHVSVSPSSSSSSSQTEISSGRSVTLSCQLDLYDGFPCVYWVRSEGLHLLWVNQAGVDLKTDSRYQILFSSDHCIITLTTTLLNEDDNREWRCQLTLRNQLQTSVRYTVKYSVSSSNSEKKSSQTTAAAPTQENQKTLNTPNSEGTAAAQTPGFTEQQVSSSNSEKKSSQTTAAAPTQENQKSLNTPNSEGTAAAQTPGFTEQQDEHLNIHLLIPVSSSNSEKKSSQTTAAAPTQGPADTASETEVSVTAGSLFRVIVIIVGMAVFAAPTVILLQIICARRAGRKDSQHPEEIEMPTILQ
- the LOC125247003 gene encoding uncharacterized protein LOC125247003 isoform X2, with protein sequence MADNLCLLGLIILSSLLTGTSGVDDDHVFISSGENVRLPCNNALSDCKSPTWKYNRFRHSAIDLIDGGIKNKDTERHERLSLGSDCSLNIKNVTEEDYGFYICRQYVNGQKQGTDAGVYLHVLHVSVSPSSSSSSSQTEISSGRSVTLSCQLDLYDGFPCVYWVRSEGLHLLWVNQAGVDLKTDSRYQILFSSDHCIITLTTTLLNEDDNREWRCQLTLRNQLQTSVRYTVKYSVSSSNSEKKSSQTTAAAPTQENQKTLNTPNSEGTAAAQTPGFTEQQDEHLNIHLLIPVSSSNSEKKSSQTTAAAPTQENQKSLNTPNSEGTAAAQTPGFTEQQDEHLNIHLLIPVSSSNSEKKSSQTTAAAPTQGPADTASETEVSVTAGSLFRVIVIIVGMAVFAAPTVILLQIICARRAGRKDSQHPEEIEMPTILQ